The genomic interval CTCTTTTCCTACCATCCCCATTTCAACTGGGTGTTCTCCAAATAGAGGTATTAGCATTTGAGACTCTAGTTTTGTCAGCCCAGGATTTGCCCAAGTTAGAACTGATACTATTTCATGAAAAGGCTGATATGGATCTACCCCACCGCCTACGGCACCTCCCCTTACTAAGGGGAGGTTGGGAGGGGTTGAAGATGAATCACTCAAAAAGTGAAATGGTATGAATTGTAGGCGATATTGGCCAGACTCATAGAATTACGTGGGTGCTTTTCTCCAGTTGCACCAACTGCTACGGTTTTACCGTCAGTAAATGCTTTGGCTTGGATGTGACAGGAAGCGCAGGAAAATTCTCCTGTAACAGATAAGCGCTGTTCATAAAACAAGTGTCTTCCCAGCTCGACTTTTTCATCACTCATAGGATTGTCTGCTGGAACTATAGGCTTGGGCATCCAAGCAGGAATGTTCCAGGTGTAAGTGGCAGTTGGCTTTGTAGCAGTTGCCCTGTTATTCATGGACAACAACTGACTCAAGCCGATCGCCAACAGAAACGATAGAACACAAATAATTATGTAAGCTAGCGATCGCCGCCACTTCATTTTTTTACTTCACCTTGAAAAAAGTTTGTCCAGGAGAAAATTTGCCGTTAAAAGGTAAACCTATATTTGCCATGATGCCAGAACAGTCAGTATCGGTTGGCTCAGACATACAACCAGGAGCGGTATTAGTTTGATTTCCAGTCAAATTAGTATCAGCTACCAATGCTTTTAAGTCAGCAATAACCACGTTTTTGTTGGGGATAAAGTTACCTAATATGACTTTTGCAGTATTAGGATGACTACAACTAGATGGTTTTTGGTTATCTCCTACCGATTCACAGCCAGTGCTACCCAAGTGTATTGGAAAACCTACACTTTCGTGTTTATCTTGATGTTTCATGCCTGCTGATATTGCGGAGTTTGGCTGCAAGTCAATTCGCATAAACTTGTAGCCTCCGCGCCAGTTCCACCATAAAGACGTAAGGTTAAGAGGAGAGGATGCAACAGTTGCATCTTCGTGGTTAAGGTTAAAAGGTACACCCAAAGTGAATTGCAGTCCTTTGTAGTTGCCAGGTGGAACCGAACCGACAACAATATCTCGTGTTTCCACAGTGCCATTAGCACAAGCACCAGTTTTGTTTTCAAAGTCTAGTAAGGCAACGTTTTGATATTGCCACTTGCCGTCTTGGTTAAGCGTCAATGGTGCTAACTTGCCTTTTTCATCAATTAAAGCAACATCAGAGACA from Chlorogloeopsis sp. ULAP01 carries:
- a CDS encoding MbnP family copper-binding protein, translated to MKQQLFFTSFALAVVAVLFNFWKISETHAQTNNTQQVTIKFQAMVGDKPFSCGNSYTGLGKPATTLTLSDSRFYVSDVALIDEKGKLAPLTLNQDGKWQYQNVALLDFENKTGACANGTVETRDIVVGSVPPGNYKGLQFTLGVPFNLNHEDATVASSPLNLTSLWWNWRGGYKFMRIDLQPNSAISAGMKHQDKHESVGFPIHLGSTGCESVGDNQKPSSCSHPNTAKVILGNFIPNKNVVIADLKALVADTNLTGNQTNTAPGCMSEPTDTDCSGIMANIGLPFNGKFSPGQTFFKVK
- a CDS encoding cytochrome c peroxidase, with amino-acid sequence MKWRRSLAYIIICVLSFLLAIGLSQLLSMNNRATATKPTATYTWNIPAWMPKPIVPADNPMSDEKVELGRHLFYEQRLSVTGEFSCASCHIQAKAFTDGKTVAVGATGEKHPRNSMSLANIAYNSYHFTF